The following nucleotide sequence is from Mycobacterium sp. Z3061.
TCCGATCCGTTGTGCATGTTCGACTGCGATATCGCCTGCGACGGGGCCACCGCGTTCGTCGTATCGCGCGCCGAACATGCCAGCCAGGTGGACCATCCGGCGGTGACCGTCGAGGCTCTCGACTGCGCGCATCACGATCGCTTCACCTGGGAGGGCGGCGACGACATCACCCGGATCAGCTCACGGTGGTCCACCATTTGGGAGCGCACCGATTTCACCGCGGCGGACGTCGATGTGGCTTCGCTCTACGACGGGTTCAGCGTGTTCGTCCTGTGCTGGCTGGAGGACTTCGGTTTTTGCCCGGTTGGCGAATCGGGTTCGTGGATAGCCGATCCGGCGCGGATCTCCCTGGGCGGTGAACTGCCGATCAACACCGCGGGAGGGCAGCTGTCCGGCGGCCGTCTGCACGGTTTCGGGCATCTCCATGAAGCGTGTCTGCAGATCCGTGGGGAGGCCGGTGCGCGCCAGGTCGACGGAGCCGGGCTGGCCGCCGTCGGTGTGGGGGCAGCTAACAGCGGTACGACCGCGATGTTGCTGCGGCGGGCCTGAGCAGAGCGACCGGCCTGGACCGTCAACCTTGCATGTAACCCCCGGCGTCAACCGGGATGGACTGGCCGGTGATGGTCCGGCTCTCGTCGCCGGCCAGGAACAAGGCCAGGTTGGCGACGTCGTCAGTGGACGAAATAGTCTTCAATGCAACGCTTCTCAGAGATCGCTCGCGGATCACGGCGCTATCCACCCCTTCCTCGCGTGCAATCCGTGCCACCCAGTTGCGGTACAGATCGGTGTCGATGCTGCCGGGCACGATGCAATTGCACCGGATGCCGTGCGGCCCCACCTCGAGTGCCACCGCCTTGGTGAAGGCGCGCAACGACGCCTTGGCGGTGACGTAGTGAGTCTTGCGGGCCATACCCGCATAGGACGCCGTGGAGGAGAAATTGAGGATGACGCCGGACCGGCGCTGCAGCATCGACTGCAGCAGCACGTGTTTCGTGCACAGCATCGCGGCCGTGACGTCGATGGCGATGGTCGAGTTCCAGTTTTCAAGCGTCTGTTCCCACACCCACTTGTCCTGTCCCGGCGCCGCGGCGTTGTTGCACAGGATGTCAACGTGTCCGAATGCCTCCACCGTGCGGGACACCAGTGCTATCACGTCGTCTTCACTGGTGACGTCGGCGCGGACGGCGATGGCGTTCGGACCGGCTTCCTCAGCAGCCTCGCGCACCAGTTCCTCGCGCCGGGCCGCAAGTACGACCTTGGCTCCTTCCCGGGTGAAGATGGCGCCCATGGTTCGGCCGAGACCGGCACTGGCACCGGTGATGATCGCCACCTTGCCCGCCAGGCGTCCTTCTATCACCGCTGCCCCTCACTGAACGCGGCCACCGCAGCCGGGCTCATCTGGCAGTCTCGCAGGCCCCGAGTTGACGCACTAGTCTTCGAGTATGGGACTCACCCGACTCTTCCTGGAATGGCCCGTCGTCCGGCAATTGCGGTCCGGAGACGGACTTGGCCGCGGTCCGGCGGTGACCTCCAAGCAC
It contains:
- a CDS encoding SDR family oxidoreductase, producing MIEGRLAGKVAIITGASAGLGRTMGAIFTREGAKVVLAARREELVREAAEEAGPNAIAVRADVTSEDDVIALVSRTVEAFGHVDILCNNAAAPGQDKWVWEQTLENWNSTIAIDVTAAMLCTKHVLLQSMLQRRSGVILNFSSTASYAGMARKTHYVTAKASLRAFTKAVALEVGPHGIRCNCIVPGSIDTDLYRNWVARIAREEGVDSAVIRERSLRSVALKTISSTDDVANLALFLAGDESRTITGQSIPVDAGGYMQG